The Marinobacter subterrani genome has a segment encoding these proteins:
- a CDS encoding branched-chain amino acid ABC transporter permease — MFAEFLQYLFTGITIGATYALIALGFTLIYNASHVINFAQGEFLMVGGMATVSLTAMGVPMILAVVLAVILAGLLGIALQRLAIAPARQADVVTLIIITIGASIFIRGLAQLVWGKQYHVMPNFSTSEPIEVFGAVLNSQSLWVLGVGAVLVVALVLFFTKTLIGKAILATSMNKEAARLVGIRTQMVLMLAFMVSALLGSVAGIVVAPITFTSYDIGVILGLKGFVAAAIGGLGSGVGAVVGGLALGIVEAMAAGYISSDYKDAVAFSMILLVLFFMPRGLFGAKVVERV; from the coding sequence ATGTTCGCAGAATTCTTACAGTACCTGTTTACCGGGATCACGATCGGTGCCACCTACGCACTGATCGCGCTCGGTTTTACCCTCATCTATAACGCCAGCCACGTCATCAATTTTGCCCAGGGCGAGTTTCTGATGGTCGGCGGCATGGCGACCGTATCCCTGACGGCCATGGGCGTGCCCATGATCCTCGCCGTTGTGCTCGCTGTTATCCTGGCCGGCCTTCTGGGGATTGCGCTTCAGCGCCTCGCGATTGCACCGGCCCGGCAGGCCGATGTGGTTACCCTGATTATCATCACTATCGGTGCGTCGATCTTCATCCGCGGCCTTGCCCAGTTGGTCTGGGGCAAGCAATACCACGTGATGCCAAATTTCAGCACCAGTGAGCCGATTGAGGTATTCGGTGCGGTACTGAACAGCCAGAGCCTCTGGGTTCTGGGCGTTGGTGCGGTGCTGGTGGTCGCTCTGGTGCTGTTCTTCACCAAGACGTTGATCGGCAAGGCCATTCTGGCAACCTCCATGAACAAGGAGGCGGCGCGCCTGGTCGGTATCCGCACCCAGATGGTGTTGATGCTGGCCTTCATGGTGTCGGCGCTGCTGGGCTCTGTGGCCGGTATTGTGGTGGCCCCGATCACCTTCACTTCCTACGATATCGGCGTGATTCTCGGGCTCAAGGGCTTTGTTGCAGCCGCTATCGGTGGTCTTGGCAGTGGCGTCGGCGCAGTAGTGGGTGGTCTGGCCCTGGGCATCGTCGAGGCCATGGCGGCCGGTTACATCTCGTCTGATTACAAGGATGCGGTGGCCTTTTCCATGATCCTGCTGGTGCTGTTCTTCATGCCCCGCGGGCTATTCGGTGCCAAAGTCGTGGAGCGGGTCTGA
- a CDS encoding MFS transporter: MNTPPAIADRLINPVLIAGCIIILVSFAVRASFGLFQLPIAEEFAWPRESFSLAIAVQNLFWGIGQPIFGAFAERFGDRKAILGGGAFYVVGLVLSAYAITPGQHQLLEMLVGFGIAGTGFGVILAVVGRAASDRHRSMALGIATAAGSAGQIVGPPVANALLSQMPWQSVFIVFAGFIMLSMTALLLMRAPKQHQSTGSDEPMGVVIRRAVRDPSFLLIFFGFFSCGYQLAFITAHFPALITEMSGPIIPGSLLYGLGITTLAGLGAISIALIGLFNIGGTLFAGWLGNRYSRKYLLATIYLLRTVVSAAFIMAPITPETVVLFSVAMGSLWLATVPLTSGLVAHIYGLKYMGTLYGLVFFSHQLGGFLGVWLGGALYDVYHNYTLVWWVGVGVGALSAVLHLPVKEYPWSQRPNAAVAA; this comes from the coding sequence TTGAACACACCTCCGGCTATCGCCGACCGCCTGATCAACCCTGTCCTTATCGCCGGTTGCATCATCATTCTGGTCAGCTTTGCGGTGCGGGCCTCCTTCGGCCTGTTCCAGTTGCCCATTGCTGAAGAGTTCGCCTGGCCCCGGGAATCATTTTCCCTGGCGATTGCCGTGCAGAACCTGTTCTGGGGCATCGGGCAGCCCATCTTCGGCGCCTTTGCTGAACGCTTTGGCGACCGCAAGGCGATTCTGGGCGGTGGTGCCTTCTACGTGGTCGGGCTGGTGTTGTCGGCCTACGCGATCACGCCGGGCCAGCACCAGTTGCTGGAAATGCTGGTGGGTTTCGGCATTGCCGGTACCGGCTTTGGGGTGATCCTGGCGGTGGTCGGGCGGGCGGCGTCTGACCGGCACAGGTCGATGGCGCTCGGCATTGCCACGGCGGCGGGGTCCGCCGGGCAGATCGTCGGCCCGCCCGTGGCCAATGCGCTGCTGAGCCAGATGCCCTGGCAGTCGGTTTTTATCGTCTTCGCCGGCTTTATCATGCTGTCCATGACGGCGCTGCTACTTATGCGGGCACCGAAGCAGCACCAGTCCACGGGCAGCGACGAGCCGATGGGCGTTGTGATCCGCCGCGCAGTACGGGATCCGTCTTTCCTGCTCATTTTTTTCGGTTTTTTCTCCTGTGGCTACCAGTTGGCCTTTATTACCGCGCACTTCCCGGCCCTCATCACGGAAATGTCCGGCCCGATCATCCCGGGCAGCCTGCTTTATGGGCTGGGGATCACGACACTGGCAGGGCTTGGCGCAATTTCCATCGCACTGATCGGGTTGTTCAACATCGGTGGCACCCTGTTCGCCGGCTGGCTGGGTAACCGGTACTCCCGGAAATACCTGCTGGCGACTATCTACCTGTTGAGAACCGTTGTTTCCGCGGCCTTTATCATGGCGCCGATCACCCCCGAGACGGTGGTGCTGTTTTCCGTGGCCATGGGGTCGCTCTGGCTGGCCACCGTGCCGCTCACCTCAGGGCTGGTGGCACACATCTACGGCCTGAAATACATGGGCACGCTCTATGGGCTGGTGTTTTTCTCGCATCAGTTGGGCGGCTTCCTGGGCGTATGGCTCGGTGGTGCGCTGTACGATGTGTACCACAACTACACACTGGTCTGGTGGGTGGGTGTTGGCGTGGGCGCGCTGTCGGCTGTCCTTCATCTGCCGGTCAAGGAATATCCCTGGTCGCAACGCCCGAATGCCGCCGTCGCGGCCTGA
- a CDS encoding ABC transporter ATP-binding protein, whose product MLSIKGLVTSYGQIEVLHDVDIQINSGEIVSLVGANGAGKSTLLMTISGLQPADRGSITFEGRDLAKVSADKRVADGIVQVPEGRQVFKDLSVHDNLLLGAYTRGKTPEVMEDLERMYTRFPILRQKRHNLAGELSGGQQQMLAMGRALMAKPRLLLLDEPSMGLAPLIIEEIFNIVKELKEEGMTIFLVEQNASQALALADRGYVLETGKVVIEGTGRELLSNEKVREAYLGM is encoded by the coding sequence ATGCTGTCCATCAAGGGGCTGGTTACCTCCTATGGCCAGATCGAAGTGCTGCACGATGTGGATATCCAGATTAACAGCGGCGAAATTGTTTCCCTGGTGGGCGCCAACGGGGCGGGAAAATCCACCCTGCTGATGACCATCTCCGGGTTACAGCCGGCGGACCGGGGCTCGATAACGTTTGAAGGCCGGGATCTGGCGAAGGTGAGTGCCGACAAGCGGGTGGCGGATGGCATCGTTCAGGTGCCCGAGGGCCGACAGGTGTTCAAGGACCTCAGCGTACACGACAATCTGCTGCTGGGTGCCTACACTCGGGGCAAGACACCCGAGGTGATGGAGGATCTGGAGCGCATGTACACCAGGTTCCCCATTCTGCGCCAGAAGCGCCACAACCTGGCCGGCGAGCTGTCCGGTGGCCAGCAGCAGATGCTGGCCATGGGGCGGGCGCTGATGGCCAAGCCGCGGCTGCTGCTGCTGGATGAGCCCAGCATGGGCCTGGCGCCGCTGATCATCGAAGAGATTTTCAACATCGTCAAGGAACTGAAGGAAGAGGGCATGACCATCTTCCTGGTGGAGCAGAATGCCTCCCAGGCGCTGGCACTGGCGGACCGCGGCTATGTGCTGGAAACCGGAAAAGTGGTGATCGAAGGTACCGGCCGGGAACTGCTCAGCAATGAGAAGGTGCGCGAAGCGTATCTGGGCATGTAA
- a CDS encoding ABC transporter substrate-binding protein, which translates to MLTTMMRRAGKCAAVAAAGLMMMSAQAAEPIKIGSFLSVTGPASFLGDPELKTLEMYVEKINEEGGVLGRPLELVHYDDAGNASSARNFASRLIRSDQVDLIVGGSTTGATMAAVPMIEQAQIPFISLAGAVVITTPVKKWVFKTPQSDRMAAERILADMKDRGITKFGLISGTGGFGSSGRTQTLEVAKEMGMEVVADETYSGSDTDMTAQLTNIRNTKGVQAVLNFGFGQGPAIVTRNYDQLGMELPFYQSHGVASDSFLELAGSAAEGLRLPASPLLVPESLPEDDPQKAVVQNYKAEYEARYDSKVSTFGAYAYDGLMLAVRAIEEAGSTDPEAVRKALENIKGYVGVTGEFNMSPTDHNGLDADSFRMLEVQNGDWKLIN; encoded by the coding sequence ATGCTTACTACAATGATGCGTCGCGCAGGAAAATGCGCAGCGGTTGCGGCTGCCGGTCTCATGATGATGAGTGCCCAGGCGGCTGAGCCAATCAAGATCGGGTCGTTCCTGTCTGTGACAGGTCCGGCATCCTTCCTGGGTGATCCCGAGCTGAAAACGCTCGAGATGTATGTCGAAAAAATCAATGAAGAAGGCGGTGTTCTGGGGCGTCCCCTGGAGCTGGTGCATTACGATGACGCCGGTAATGCCTCGTCTGCCCGCAACTTCGCCAGCCGCCTGATCCGGTCAGACCAGGTGGATCTCATCGTTGGTGGCAGCACCACCGGTGCCACCATGGCCGCCGTGCCGATGATCGAGCAGGCGCAGATTCCCTTCATCTCCCTGGCAGGTGCGGTGGTTATCACCACACCGGTCAAGAAATGGGTGTTCAAGACTCCCCAGTCTGACCGCATGGCGGCCGAGCGGATCCTGGCAGACATGAAAGACCGCGGTATCACCAAGTTCGGACTGATCTCCGGCACCGGCGGTTTCGGCAGCTCCGGCCGCACCCAGACCCTGGAAGTAGCGAAGGAAATGGGAATGGAAGTGGTCGCTGACGAAACCTACAGCGGATCTGATACAGACATGACGGCCCAGTTGACCAATATCCGTAACACAAAAGGTGTTCAGGCGGTGCTCAACTTCGGTTTCGGCCAGGGCCCGGCCATCGTAACCCGCAACTATGACCAGTTGGGCATGGAGCTTCCGTTCTATCAGTCCCATGGTGTGGCCTCTGACAGCTTCCTGGAGCTGGCCGGTTCTGCCGCAGAAGGTCTGCGTCTGCCTGCGTCGCCCTTGCTGGTGCCGGAATCCCTGCCGGAAGACGACCCCCAGAAAGCCGTGGTTCAGAACTACAAGGCCGAGTACGAGGCGCGCTACGACTCCAAGGTGTCCACCTTCGGTGCCTACGCCTACGACGGCCTGATGCTGGCGGTGCGCGCGATTGAAGAGGCCGGTTCTACCGACCCGGAAGCGGTTCGCAAGGCGCTGGAAAACATCAAGGGCTATGTGGGAGTAACCGGCGAGTTCAATATGTCGCCGACGGACCATAACGGCCTTGATGCAGATTCCTTCCGCATGCTGGAAGTCCAGAACGGCGACTGGAAACTGATTAACTGA
- a CDS encoding YbfB/YjiJ family MFS transporter — translation MKPIETIKVLAASVIAVVVMVGIARFSYTPMIPEMVAALGLSKSVVGMLATVNYAGYLTGALIITRISDLGLKFRLYQLGLVVAVISTVLMGYTTNVWLWFILRFISGLSTSAGMLLGAGLLMSWLIKHNHKSELGVFFSGIGLGIVLTAVVAQLIKDDFTWDQQWVVYGLVALVLLVPAWRWMPDYRTCALPKTGAAGTGEERSRFIRLLQLAYFCAGVGYVVTATFLVAIAEAMPKLSGQGWLVWLIAGLAAAPACWLWDLFSRRWGQWLALYLAYTLNSVSILMLIVNTSMASVMLSSVIYGASFIGIVSMMLAMVGRVFPENPSRPMSRLTFSYGIAQMLAPAVVGYLADVEGSYTNGLWLTLIVMAMGVVVLHLARRAQQRQGESVAAG, via the coding sequence GTGAAACCGATTGAAACCATAAAAGTGCTGGCGGCCAGCGTGATCGCGGTGGTGGTCATGGTGGGTATTGCCCGTTTCTCCTACACGCCGATGATTCCCGAGATGGTGGCGGCGCTGGGGCTGAGCAAATCCGTGGTGGGTATGCTGGCAACGGTGAATTACGCCGGCTACCTCACCGGCGCGCTGATTATCACCCGGATCAGCGACCTTGGGCTCAAGTTCAGGCTGTACCAGCTTGGGCTGGTGGTGGCGGTGATTTCAACGGTTCTCATGGGGTACACCACCAATGTGTGGTTGTGGTTTATCCTGCGTTTTATCTCCGGGCTGAGTACCTCGGCGGGCATGCTGCTGGGTGCCGGGCTGCTGATGAGCTGGCTGATCAAGCACAATCACAAATCCGAGCTGGGTGTTTTCTTTTCCGGTATCGGGCTCGGGATTGTCCTCACGGCGGTGGTGGCGCAACTGATCAAGGATGACTTCACCTGGGACCAGCAATGGGTGGTCTACGGGCTGGTCGCGCTGGTGCTACTGGTGCCTGCCTGGCGGTGGATGCCGGACTACCGCACCTGTGCCCTGCCCAAAACCGGTGCCGCCGGCACTGGGGAGGAGCGGAGCCGTTTCATCCGCCTGTTACAGTTGGCGTATTTCTGTGCCGGTGTCGGTTATGTGGTAACGGCCACTTTTCTGGTGGCGATCGCCGAAGCCATGCCCAAACTCAGTGGCCAGGGCTGGCTGGTCTGGCTGATTGCCGGCCTTGCCGCCGCCCCGGCCTGCTGGCTCTGGGATCTTTTCTCGCGCCGCTGGGGGCAATGGTTGGCACTGTATCTGGCCTACACGCTGAACTCCGTCAGTATTCTGATGCTCATCGTAAACACCAGCATGGCCAGTGTGATGCTTAGTTCCGTGATTTATGGCGCCAGCTTTATCGGCATTGTCAGCATGATGCTGGCGATGGTTGGGCGCGTATTCCCGGAAAATCCCTCCCGGCCCATGAGCCGTCTGACCTTCAGCTATGGTATTGCACAGATGTTGGCGCCGGCCGTGGTGGGGTATCTGGCCGATGTCGAGGGTAGCTACACCAACGGCCTGTGGCTGACCCTGATTGTGATGGCCATGGGTGTTGTGGTGTTGCACCTGGCCCGACGGGCGCAGCAACGCCAGGGCGAGTCGGTGGCCGCCGGGTAA
- the paaX gene encoding phenylacetic acid degradation operon negative regulatory protein PaaX produces the protein MTAKNQLEVLVSNFQKKRPLRAGSLIITIYGDAIVPRGGNVWLGSLMKLVEPMGISQRLVRTSVYRLVQESWLQTEKVGRCSYYSLTGPGLRRFEQAFQHVYNLDTEEWNGSWCLVYLNQLSPELRQKVREELKWLSFGSMAPGLMEHPRFTRNELIPMLQEWGALEDTIVMQTLPMEQKSPRALRLQVRESWNLDELGGRYRRFLKQFRPLWRELQSEDTLSPEECLLLRILLIHEYRKILLRDPLLPDELLPGDWEGRSAKQLCRNLYRQIYTRAEQWLDQTLENASGPLPGPGEKFYKRFGGLRDSASQSPPVAEPEALE, from the coding sequence ATGACTGCAAAAAACCAGCTCGAAGTGCTCGTCAGCAATTTCCAGAAGAAGCGGCCGCTTCGCGCCGGCTCTCTGATCATTACCATCTATGGCGACGCCATCGTGCCCCGTGGCGGCAATGTCTGGCTTGGCAGCCTGATGAAGCTGGTTGAGCCCATGGGCATCAGCCAGCGGCTGGTGCGCACCTCGGTGTACCGCCTGGTGCAGGAATCCTGGCTGCAGACCGAGAAGGTCGGCCGCTGCAGCTACTACAGCCTTACCGGCCCGGGTCTCCGGCGGTTCGAACAAGCCTTCCAGCACGTCTACAACCTGGATACCGAGGAATGGAATGGGAGTTGGTGCCTGGTGTACCTGAACCAGTTGTCGCCGGAGCTCCGCCAGAAAGTCCGGGAGGAGCTGAAGTGGCTCAGCTTTGGCAGCATGGCCCCTGGCCTGATGGAGCACCCGAGATTTACCCGCAATGAACTGATACCGATGCTGCAGGAATGGGGCGCCCTCGAAGATACGATTGTCATGCAGACCCTGCCCATGGAGCAGAAAAGTCCCAGGGCACTTCGACTGCAGGTTCGCGAGAGCTGGAACCTGGATGAGCTTGGCGGCCGCTACCGGCGTTTCCTGAAGCAGTTTCGCCCGCTGTGGCGGGAACTTCAGTCTGAGGACACTCTCAGCCCGGAGGAGTGCCTGCTTCTGCGGATACTGCTGATCCACGAGTACCGGAAGATTCTGCTTCGCGACCCGCTGCTGCCCGATGAGTTACTGCCGGGCGACTGGGAAGGCCGCAGCGCCAAGCAGCTTTGCCGCAATCTCTACCGGCAGATCTATACCCGCGCGGAGCAGTGGCTCGACCAGACCCTGGAGAACGCCTCCGGCCCTCTGCCAGGGCCAGGCGAAAAATTCTACAAACGGTTCGGCGGCCTGCGTGACTCCGCCTCCCAGAGCCCCCCGGTCGCTGAGCCGGAAGCCCTTGAATAG
- a CDS encoding DUF1326 domain-containing protein, whose protein sequence is MTTDIDWRIKGREFVNCNCELGCPCQFMGRPTHGDCRAFAAVKVDEGFFGETRLDGLSFAMTLQWPGAIHEGNGQGQAFIDERASPEQRDALLAILSGETSEPGATFFNVFASTLTKMHDPVFCAIDISSDVEGRRATVRVADTIESSCEPITNPVSGEEHTARIELPHGFEYAVAEVAKGSTRAHAGIPLELNASHSHLAHLDIGPRGVFR, encoded by the coding sequence ATGACTACTGACATTGACTGGCGGATCAAGGGACGTGAGTTCGTCAACTGCAACTGTGAATTAGGCTGTCCCTGCCAGTTTATGGGGCGCCCAACCCACGGCGACTGCCGGGCATTTGCCGCGGTGAAGGTTGATGAGGGGTTTTTCGGTGAAACACGCCTGGATGGTCTGTCGTTCGCCATGACGTTGCAATGGCCTGGCGCGATTCACGAAGGCAACGGGCAGGGCCAGGCCTTTATTGATGAACGCGCCAGCCCGGAGCAGAGGGACGCCCTGCTGGCGATCCTCTCGGGCGAAACATCCGAGCCCGGGGCCACGTTTTTCAATGTGTTTGCCAGCACACTGACCAAAATGCACGATCCTGTGTTCTGCGCGATTGATATTTCCTCTGATGTAGAGGGCAGGCGTGCAACAGTCCGGGTCGCCGATACCATTGAATCTTCCTGCGAGCCGATTACCAATCCGGTCTCCGGCGAGGAGCACACGGCGAGGATCGAGCTGCCGCACGGGTTTGAGTATGCCGTGGCAGAAGTGGCCAAGGGCAGTACCCGTGCACACGCCGGGATTCCGCTGGAGCTGAATGCCAGCCATAGCCATCTGGCGCACCTGGACATCGGCCCGCGCGGCGTCTTCCGGTAG
- a CDS encoding ABC transporter ATP-binding protein, whose translation MTALVEVKGLDKAFGGVHAVEGVSFSVQAGQVYSVIGPNGAGKTTLFNLITGLYIPTRGEVRLNGESTAKLEPNELAERGMCRTFQQMQICMNMTAIENVMLGRHLQLKSNLFATLFRLPSLRRNEVEARKRAAELMDYVGCGEYLETDASAMSYGALKRLEIARALAAEPKVILLDEPAAGLNATETAALEELIRKIAEQGITVMLVEHDMKLVMGISDRLLVLNYGLVLAEGTPEEIRQNPDVIAAYLGG comes from the coding sequence ATGACAGCACTGGTTGAAGTGAAAGGGCTGGATAAGGCCTTTGGTGGTGTGCATGCGGTGGAGGGTGTCAGTTTCTCGGTGCAGGCCGGCCAGGTCTATTCCGTGATTGGTCCCAACGGCGCTGGCAAGACGACGCTGTTCAATCTGATTACCGGGCTCTATATCCCGACCAGGGGTGAAGTCCGGCTTAACGGCGAGAGCACCGCGAAACTGGAGCCGAACGAGCTGGCAGAGCGGGGCATGTGCCGCACCTTCCAGCAGATGCAGATCTGCATGAACATGACGGCCATCGAGAACGTGATGCTCGGACGCCATCTGCAGCTCAAGAGCAATCTGTTCGCCACCCTGTTCCGCTTGCCCTCCCTGCGCCGCAATGAAGTCGAGGCCCGCAAACGTGCCGCCGAGTTGATGGATTATGTCGGCTGCGGCGAGTATCTCGAAACGGACGCTTCGGCAATGTCCTACGGTGCCCTCAAGCGGCTGGAAATTGCCCGGGCGCTGGCAGCCGAACCCAAGGTTATCCTGCTGGATGAGCCGGCGGCAGGCCTGAATGCCACGGAAACCGCGGCGCTGGAAGAGTTAATCCGGAAAATCGCGGAGCAGGGCATTACCGTGATGCTGGTTGAGCACGACATGAAGCTGGTGATGGGCATCTCAGACCGGTTGCTGGTGCTTAACTATGGTCTCGTTCTGGCCGAGGGAACTCCCGAGGAAATCCGCCAGAACCCGGACGTTATCGCCGCCTATCTGGGTGGCTGA
- a CDS encoding branched-chain amino acid ABC transporter permease: MLNRFMQSRLRGLVILALILIILPAFLGNPFHYELVTQMAIIAATVVGLNLLVGFAGQISLGHAGFFGLGAYFTGIATGTYGWSSIPALVAGAIAVGIIAWVVGRPILRLKGHYLSMATLAVGFIIAIILNNERAITGGPDGMPVPALNLFGWELSTFGQYSLFGVEISGVQAWYILASLVLLLAVWFALNLIESPIGRALRSVKGSEVAASVVGVDTARYKSLVFVISAVYASVMGSLYAHFQGFITPAVASFEFSILLITMVVLGGMGSTFGVILGAVVLKLLPQLLANFQELETVMFGLILMLTMIFMPKGLLPTLTALVAGKVRKKTGGKA, from the coding sequence ATGTTGAACCGGTTTATGCAGTCGCGCCTGCGGGGTCTGGTGATTCTCGCACTCATCCTGATTATTCTTCCGGCTTTTCTGGGCAACCCGTTCCATTATGAACTGGTCACCCAGATGGCCATTATCGCCGCCACCGTGGTTGGCCTGAACCTGCTGGTGGGCTTTGCCGGCCAGATCAGTCTCGGCCATGCCGGGTTCTTCGGCCTGGGTGCCTACTTCACGGGGATCGCAACCGGCACCTACGGCTGGTCCTCTATCCCGGCGCTGGTGGCCGGTGCCATTGCGGTGGGTATCATTGCCTGGGTGGTCGGCCGCCCGATCCTGCGATTGAAGGGCCACTACCTGTCCATGGCAACCCTTGCGGTTGGCTTCATTATTGCCATCATCCTGAATAACGAGCGCGCCATTACCGGCGGCCCCGATGGCATGCCGGTTCCCGCCCTTAACCTGTTCGGCTGGGAGCTCAGCACCTTTGGCCAGTATTCGTTGTTCGGTGTCGAGATTTCCGGCGTCCAGGCCTGGTATATCCTGGCCAGCTTGGTGCTTCTGCTGGCGGTCTGGTTTGCACTGAACCTGATCGAATCGCCCATCGGCCGGGCGCTTCGGTCGGTGAAAGGCTCGGAAGTCGCGGCCAGTGTGGTGGGCGTCGACACCGCCCGGTACAAGAGCCTGGTGTTCGTAATCTCGGCGGTGTACGCCAGTGTCATGGGCAGTCTCTACGCCCATTTCCAGGGTTTTATCACGCCGGCGGTGGCCAGCTTCGAGTTCTCCATTCTGTTGATCACCATGGTCGTGCTGGGCGGTATGGGTTCCACCTTCGGCGTCATTCTTGGTGCTGTGGTGCTGAAGCTTTTGCCTCAGCTTCTGGCAAATTTCCAGGAGCTGGAGACGGTGATGTTCGGTCTGATCCTGATGCTGACCATGATCTTCATGCCCAAGGGCCTGCTTCCCACCCTGACGGCTCTGGTTGCCGGGAAAGTGCGCAAGAAAACGGGAGGTAAGGCATGA
- a CDS encoding DUF2182 domain-containing protein translates to MPVLRLLARDSLTTLLGLLAIAGLCWWYLFAMAGGMPPAPVLREWTLQYFALMVTMWVIMMVAMMLPSAAPMILLYRQVASKNRLANPLWGTLLFALGYFIIWSCFSLAATSLQWVLERLALLSPMMRSQSASFNGFVLILAGLYQWSPLKTVCLRHCRGPLFFISRHWRAGPVGALKMGLIHGAFCVGCCGALMALLFVGGIMDLTVIAVIAGFVLLEKLLPGGEWLARALGVVAVALGFLVLASRVV, encoded by the coding sequence ATGCCAGTGCTCCGGCTGCTGGCCCGGGATTCACTGACGACTCTGCTTGGACTCCTGGCCATAGCGGGGTTGTGCTGGTGGTATCTGTTTGCAATGGCGGGTGGTATGCCGCCGGCCCCGGTTCTGCGTGAATGGACGCTGCAATATTTTGCTCTCATGGTGACGATGTGGGTCATCATGATGGTCGCGATGATGCTGCCCAGCGCCGCACCGATGATCCTGTTATATCGCCAGGTTGCCAGCAAGAACCGCTTGGCGAACCCGCTGTGGGGCACCCTGCTGTTTGCTCTGGGGTACTTCATTATCTGGTCGTGCTTCAGCCTGGCGGCTACGTCGCTTCAATGGGTGCTCGAACGCCTGGCATTGCTCAGTCCTATGATGCGCAGCCAGAGCGCCAGCTTTAACGGCTTTGTTCTGATTCTTGCCGGACTGTACCAGTGGTCCCCCCTCAAAACCGTCTGCCTCCGCCATTGTCGCGGGCCCCTGTTTTTCATTTCCCGGCACTGGCGAGCCGGTCCGGTTGGCGCCCTGAAAATGGGACTGATCCACGGTGCCTTCTGCGTCGGGTGCTGCGGCGCCCTGATGGCGCTGCTGTTCGTCGGCGGTATCATGGATCTGACAGTCATTGCCGTGATTGCGGGGTTTGTCTTGTTGGAAAAACTGTTGCCCGGAGGCGAATGGCTGGCCCGGGCCCTGGGGGTGGTGGCTGTCGCTCTCGGATTCCTGGTGCTGGCTTCCCGCGTGGTTTGA
- the efpL gene encoding elongation factor P-like protein EfpL, which yields MPKASEIKKNSAVEYDGRVYFVKDIERSVPQGRAGGSLYRMRMYDVVTGQKLDETFKDSDMLNLADLTRRESTFSYADGDECVFMDTEDYTQYSLNREAIADELLLISEDTQGVMVILLKDAPVALDLPPTVELVIEETDPSVKGGSATARTKPARLTTGLVVQVPEHIGTGDRIRINVEERRFLGRA from the coding sequence ATGCCAAAAGCCAGTGAAATCAAGAAGAACTCTGCGGTTGAGTACGATGGCCGTGTGTATTTTGTCAAAGACATCGAGCGTTCCGTACCCCAGGGGCGTGCCGGAGGCAGTCTGTACCGGATGCGGATGTACGATGTGGTGACAGGTCAGAAGCTGGACGAGACCTTCAAGGACTCGGACATGCTCAATCTGGCGGATCTAACCCGCCGTGAGTCTACGTTCTCCTACGCCGACGGCGACGAGTGCGTGTTCATGGATACCGAAGACTACACCCAGTACAGCCTCAACCGGGAGGCCATCGCCGATGAGCTGCTGCTCATCAGCGAGGACACCCAGGGCGTGATGGTGATTTTACTGAAGGATGCCCCCGTGGCCCTGGACCTGCCGCCCACCGTTGAGCTTGTGATCGAGGAAACCGATCCATCCGTCAAGGGTGGTTCCGCGACCGCCAGAACCAAGCCGGCCAGGCTGACCACGGGGCTGGTGGTACAGGTGCCGGAGCACATTGGCACCGGTGACCGCATCCGGATCAATGTGGAGGAGCGCCGGTTTCTGGGCCGTGCCTGA